The Methanospirillum lacunae region GAGCCTCATCAGGCAATGCCACCTCAGTCTTCAATATCTCCAGATACCCATAAAGTGCAGTCATCTGATTCTTAATATCGTGATGAGTAATATTTGTCAGAAGGTTGAGTTTTTTATTCGCTTCCTGGAACGTTTCCTCCATCTGTTTTCGATCTGTGATATCCATACCTACAGACTGATACTCAATTACATTCCCGGAATTGTTGAAAATTGCACGATCACTCCAGTGTTGCCACCGCATACTCCCATCAGGCATTATCACCCTGTTATCAATAGTTGCAATCGGACGTGCCGGAGTGATCCTGGAAAAGGCCTCCTTCATAAGAACTAAATCTTCAGGAGGGATTAATACCGAATGAGGCTTCCCAATACAAGTCACACTATCAAGCCCGAAGTACCTGCAATAAGCACCATTCACAAAAGTAAGTCGCCCATCAGGAGAAAAACGGCATATTAATTCGGTTTGATCTTCGACCACGTTGCGGTACTGACTCTCACTATCACAAAGAGCTTTCTCGATATCTTTTCTCTGCGTAATAAACCGTGCCTGCTGAACATTCTGATATGCAATTGATGATAACTGAGTAGCCAAAGTATAGAGGAATTCTGCAATTTTACAAAACCTTTCACGAGACATCACCGGAACCTCGCGAAATGCTTCTACCATTACCTGTTCATCTGCTCCGATTTCACGAGCATATGTACGCATTTGTTCTTCGGTCTGTGTCTCATCACGAATCTGACCAGCCAGCCAACAGGCGATAGGTTTTCCACCAACCGATATGACGGCACCTGCATCCCATAACCCACAACTTGAGCATGTCTTGATAACAGGACCATTTGAGAGAACCTGACATATTGCTGAATCTGAGCGAATACAGTTTTCAAATCCAATTTTTGTTTTCTGAATAATATCATGGCATAACCTGCAGAATCCACTCGCATGGGTTATTGGAGTTCCATCGATATGAGTAATAATAGATGCAACCCCGGTAGCTGCGACAAACTCATCCTGAAGACGTTGAATATCTGCGAGGTTGAAGAGGCTTTGAAAACTGATACCAGACTCCGACGTCATGGGCTGGGTTAAAGCTACAATTCTCTTTTCCAGCGCTTCCTCTGCCCGCTTTCGATCAGTAATATCCTGATTCGCACCCTGAATCCGGTACACATTTCCATTCGAATCTAGTTTCGTCGAGTATCGGACAATGACATATCTGATTTCCCCATCACGCCTAATGATTCGATGTTCCAGTTCTGTACAAAAATCCGGTTCTTTCGCTGCGAGTGCTTTTGGAATTTCTTCCAGAACCCGATGAACATCAGAAGGATGAACAAACATCCGGAGGTATTCTTCAAAAGAAATGTTATATCCCCCTTCCTGTTCTACAGTTGTTCCGTACAGAGAATAGAACCTGTCATCGAAGGTGAACATCTTTGATGACACAGTATAGTCCCATGTTGCCATATGGGCAAGGTCAAGGGCATTGTCAAGTTTTCGATGGTTTTCCAGGAGAGTGCGTTCCATCTGAATTCGTTCAATTTCAGATGATACTTTTACTGCAATAATGTCAAGGGTTTCATGGAGAGCAGGCAGTGGTAGCAGTGGAGTGCGGGAAAGGATGCAAAGAATCCCGATTGTTTCTCCTTTTGAATTTTTTAGCGCTATTCCCACATATCCCCTGATATTGAGATCTTGTAATTTTTTGCTTTCAGGGAATTTTTTTGCCGCATTATCATGGATGACATAAAACCCTTTTTCAATTACACGTTTACATGGTTTGCCTTTCAACGAGTAGGTAACCCCGGATATCTCCCTGTTATCTTGAAGCATGTAAACAATCTGAATAGTTTCCTTATCTGCACCAATCTCCCCGATTATCACACAATCTGTATGTATCCACGAGATTATCGTCTCAGAAACAATTTTGAGAGCATTAAAACCGGTTGTCCCCACCATGCTCCTTACAAGCATCTGATGTGTAGCATCTATCTCCTCTTGTTCTGTGATATCTTGAAAACTGACTAAAATGAATGGCTTTCCATTCATATTCAGAAGATTTGAATGAAGCCTGCAGGTAGCAGTCTCCCCGTTTTTTCTTCTGCAATGTACGACTAATTCTTCAAAAAAATCATCTTCATGAACATTTGATATGTAATTTATAAAATCATCAAGATTTAGAAACAGACATAACTCATCAGCAGTCTTGCCTAGTATATCCTCTCTTGGATACCCAGAATATTTTACTAACGCAGAATTAATATCAACAAAAATCCCGGTTTGCGCTGATATTAATGCAAGTGCTACCGGATTCTTATGAAAAACTGTTGAGAATTTTTTATTTGATTCCCGGAGAGATATTTCAGCATGGTGCTGAAGAGTGACATCCCTTACTGAAACCAGTATGGCTGGCTGGTCGAGAAAAGTAATCTGTTTACTTATGCAATCAATCCACTTTTCTTCAAAATCGAGGTTATGTATCTGGTACCGGGAAACATCTCTTTCGATCTCATCTCCAGCCTGAATAGAATGTTCAAGAAAATCTGCCCTTGAAGAGGGAATAATGATCTCAAAAAAATTCTTTGTTCCTATAATATCATCAATTGTATCAGCACCAATGATATGATGTGCAGCATTGTTGATAAAGAGAATAATACCGGTGATATCTAAAATAAGGATTCCATCAAAGGATTGCTCAACAAGCATCCGGAATTTTTCTTCACTCTCCCGAAGTGCTGATGTTATCTTCCGTTCTTCAGTGATATCAGTCCCAATACTGATCATACCGGTGATCGTTCCGTCAGCGTCAAACAAAGGCTTATTCCACCAGTTGATCCATACTCTCTTGCCACTTTTCGTGATATTTTCATTCTGGTTGTGTGTATATTTTTCAGGATTATGCACGATATTATCTATCAACTGCACCAAATATCGCCCGGAATCAGCCTCTTCTTCAGGAACAATTGTTCCAACCATGTACCTACCGAGGATCTCATCACTTGCATATCCAAAAAATTGCTGTGCATACTCGTTGAAAAAAGTAATTTTTCCGTCTTTGTCACTTTTCAAAATGATTGTCGTGGCATTTTCAACAAGTTCGCGGTATTTCTCTTCGTTTGTCCTGACTGCTTCAAGTGCCTTTCTTCGTTCTATTGCATGCTTGATCTTATGCGAGAGTTCAGCAAATTGAAATTTGGGGTCTCCACCTTTCTGAAGGTAAAAATCAGCCCCATGATTAATTGCTTCAATAACAACTTCCTCCCTGCCACGTCCGGTAAAGAGAATAAACGGGATATTGCCATATTGTTCCCGGATAATCTGCAAAAAAGCAATTCCATCCATACCAGGCATCTGGTAATCTGAAATAATTGCATCAAAACTTAATGTACGTA contains the following coding sequences:
- a CDS encoding PAS domain S-box protein, which translates into the protein MARLLYVDDEESLLDIGKLFLEKGGEYSVETSPSAQEALELIRTLSFDAIISDYQMPGMDGIAFLQIIREQYGNIPFILFTGRGREEVVIEAINHGADFYLQKGGDPKFQFAELSHKIKHAIERRKALEAVRTNEEKYRELVENATTIILKSDKDGKITFFNEYAQQFFGYASDEILGRYMVGTIVPEEEADSGRYLVQLIDNIVHNPEKYTHNQNENITKSGKRVWINWWNKPLFDADGTITGMISIGTDITEERKITSALRESEEKFRMLVEQSFDGILILDITGIILFINNAAHHIIGADTIDDIIGTKNFFEIIIPSSRADFLEHSIQAGDEIERDVSRYQIHNLDFEEKWIDCISKQITFLDQPAILVSVRDVTLQHHAEISLRESNKKFSTVFHKNPVALALISAQTGIFVDINSALVKYSGYPREDILGKTADELCLFLNLDDFINYISNVHEDDFFEELVVHCRRKNGETATCRLHSNLLNMNGKPFILVSFQDITEQEEIDATHQMLVRSMVGTTGFNALKIVSETIISWIHTDCVIIGEIGADKETIQIVYMLQDNREISGVTYSLKGKPCKRVIEKGFYVIHDNAAKKFPESKKLQDLNIRGYVGIALKNSKGETIGILCILSRTPLLPLPALHETLDIIAVKVSSEIERIQMERTLLENHRKLDNALDLAHMATWDYTVSSKMFTFDDRFYSLYGTTVEQEGGYNISFEEYLRMFVHPSDVHRVLEEIPKALAAKEPDFCTELEHRIIRRDGEIRYVIVRYSTKLDSNGNVYRIQGANQDITDRKRAEEALEKRIVALTQPMTSESGISFQSLFNLADIQRLQDEFVAATGVASIITHIDGTPITHASGFCRLCHDIIQKTKIGFENCIRSDSAICQVLSNGPVIKTCSSCGLWDAGAVISVGGKPIACWLAGQIRDETQTEEQMRTYAREIGADEQVMVEAFREVPVMSRERFCKIAEFLYTLATQLSSIAYQNVQQARFITQRKDIEKALCDSESQYRNVVEDQTELICRFSPDGRLTFVNGAYCRYFGLDSVTCIGKPHSVLIPPEDLVLMKEAFSRITPARPIATIDNRVIMPDGSMRWQHWSDRAIFNNSGNVIEYQSVGMDITDRKQMEETFQEANKKLNLLTNITHHDIKNQMTALYGYLEILKTEVALPDEAQMYLEKTSDIVDTIRHQIEFTNIYQDLKKQQPRWQNLGESIQNAILDLDISHVQVSVSVSDVIMVYADPMFSKVFFNLIDNALHYGGPAMTRIVISTKVMGDFLVIACGDNGIGIANSEKDKIFERGYGKNSGLGLFLIREILGITRMTIQERGVPGKGSCFEINVPKGSWKSL